A single genomic interval of Pieris brassicae chromosome 14, ilPieBrab1.1, whole genome shotgun sequence harbors:
- the LOC123718089 gene encoding zinc finger and BTB domain-containing protein 49-like isoform X2 yields the protein MSSIRLAVAHASGDGVLNRCCRLCGSENNLRCFCTSYMWEGVEERYDQMLFSSFGIRVSPPDCSVCENCIRQLRNINRFRSLVLAAFARASSEYSTHLSQKSGKGSQKAKIKCKKSSISEYLKNDSKAYVKQASSKKSSLNTNVQLKRTNVACSMCKQRYPMLLPTKTSKIFICSRCKKKSAPRNTICRKCNIILPANKLREHLETHTRNEMKRKSRLCLGSKNINQGRTDSHFPQLNQHYCAECPKKYIVAQHLATHMQREHKKKSDYLCAICGKDLKSRDMLDRHMRTHTGQPIYQCDVCLRYFKGKQSFQSHYLSHGK from the exons AGTTCAATACGTTTAGCGGTTGCGCACGCGTCGGGTGATGGCGTCTTAAACAGATGTTGCAGGTTGTGTGGAAGCGAAAATAATCTTCGATGCTTTTGCACCTCTTATATGTGGGAAGGAGTAGAAGAGAGATACGATCAAATGTTGTTTAGTAGCTTTGGAATAAGA GTGTCACCCCCAGATTGCTCGGTCTGTGAGAATTGTATCAGACAACTTCggaatataaatagatttcgAAGCTTGGTTTTAGCTGCTTTTGCAAGGGCTTCCAGTGaat attccaCTCATTTATCACAAAAAAGTGGTAAAGGAAGTCAGAAGGCAAAAATCAAATGCAAGAAATCGTCAATTTCGGAATATCTGAAAAATGATTCGAAGGCGTACGTGAAACAGGCCAGTTCAAAGAAGTCCTCTTTAAACACGAATGTTCAACTCAAAAGGACAAATGTGGCTTGCTCTATGTGTAAGCAAAG GTACCCGATGTTGCTACCAACGAAAACATCGAAGATTTTCATATGCTCGCGTTGTAAAAAGAAATCGGCACCGCGTAATACAATATGCAGAaagtgtaatattatattgccGGCTAATAAACTACGCGAACATTTGGAAACTCACACAAGGAACGAAATGAAACGAAAAAGCAG attATGTTTGGgttcaaaaaacattaatcaaGGAAGAACAGACAGTCATTTTCCACAATTAAATCAACACTATTGCGCCGAATGccccaaaaaatatatagtcgCGCAGCATTTGGCAACACATATGCAGAGAGAGCATAAAAAGAAGTCGGATTATCTATGCGCTATCTGTGGGAAGGACCTAAAATCACGAGATATGCTCGATCGTCATATGAGGACGCACACGGGCCAACCCATATATCAATGCGATGTGTGTTTACGATATTTTAAAGGCAAGCAAAGTTTTCAATCGCATTATTTGTCACacggaaaataa
- the LOC123718089 gene encoding zinc finger and BTB domain-containing protein 49-like isoform X1, with the protein MDYIWPQERLLKIFSKSSIRLAVAHASGDGVLNRCCRLCGSENNLRCFCTSYMWEGVEERYDQMLFSSFGIRVSPPDCSVCENCIRQLRNINRFRSLVLAAFARASSEYSTHLSQKSGKGSQKAKIKCKKSSISEYLKNDSKAYVKQASSKKSSLNTNVQLKRTNVACSMCKQRYPMLLPTKTSKIFICSRCKKKSAPRNTICRKCNIILPANKLREHLETHTRNEMKRKSRLCLGSKNINQGRTDSHFPQLNQHYCAECPKKYIVAQHLATHMQREHKKKSDYLCAICGKDLKSRDMLDRHMRTHTGQPIYQCDVCLRYFKGKQSFQSHYLSHGK; encoded by the exons AGTTCAATACGTTTAGCGGTTGCGCACGCGTCGGGTGATGGCGTCTTAAACAGATGTTGCAGGTTGTGTGGAAGCGAAAATAATCTTCGATGCTTTTGCACCTCTTATATGTGGGAAGGAGTAGAAGAGAGATACGATCAAATGTTGTTTAGTAGCTTTGGAATAAGA GTGTCACCCCCAGATTGCTCGGTCTGTGAGAATTGTATCAGACAACTTCggaatataaatagatttcgAAGCTTGGTTTTAGCTGCTTTTGCAAGGGCTTCCAGTGaat attccaCTCATTTATCACAAAAAAGTGGTAAAGGAAGTCAGAAGGCAAAAATCAAATGCAAGAAATCGTCAATTTCGGAATATCTGAAAAATGATTCGAAGGCGTACGTGAAACAGGCCAGTTCAAAGAAGTCCTCTTTAAACACGAATGTTCAACTCAAAAGGACAAATGTGGCTTGCTCTATGTGTAAGCAAAG GTACCCGATGTTGCTACCAACGAAAACATCGAAGATTTTCATATGCTCGCGTTGTAAAAAGAAATCGGCACCGCGTAATACAATATGCAGAaagtgtaatattatattgccGGCTAATAAACTACGCGAACATTTGGAAACTCACACAAGGAACGAAATGAAACGAAAAAGCAG attATGTTTGGgttcaaaaaacattaatcaaGGAAGAACAGACAGTCATTTTCCACAATTAAATCAACACTATTGCGCCGAATGccccaaaaaatatatagtcgCGCAGCATTTGGCAACACATATGCAGAGAGAGCATAAAAAGAAGTCGGATTATCTATGCGCTATCTGTGGGAAGGACCTAAAATCACGAGATATGCTCGATCGTCATATGAGGACGCACACGGGCCAACCCATATATCAATGCGATGTGTGTTTACGATATTTTAAAGGCAAGCAAAGTTTTCAATCGCATTATTTGTCACacggaaaataa